From one Anaerolineae bacterium genomic stretch:
- a CDS encoding 2'-5' RNA ligase family protein, producing the protein MYTIIALLPPDLVIALEPHRQKYNPLAGVIPPHIAILDPFRFPTDALPILYEHVTEVGETYPPIKVSLAGWDVYEREDYRIRLPIIAGQPELIGLHNDLLTGPLCCLANHEQAGYCPHIIVGRFSTQAELKKARKDLKGFEPLFTFRITHVELFHRDKPTQPWRKKKRFTLEATVLSPPRKKKRIKIEPCG; encoded by the coding sequence ATGTACACCATCATCGCACTCCTCCCCCCCGATCTGGTCATTGCTTTGGAGCCGCATCGTCAAAAATATAATCCCCTCGCCGGGGTGATCCCCCCCCATATTGCTATCCTTGACCCATTCCGTTTTCCTACCGACGCTCTGCCGATCCTTTATGAACACGTAACCGAAGTGGGAGAAACATATCCTCCGATAAAAGTATCGTTGGCCGGCTGGGATGTTTACGAGCGAGAAGACTATAGAATCCGCCTGCCCATTATTGCCGGCCAGCCGGAATTGATAGGCCTGCACAATGATTTGCTCACCGGCCCCTTGTGTTGTTTGGCCAATCACGAACAAGCCGGCTATTGCCCCCATATCATCGTGGGGCGATTTTCCACACAGGCTGAATTGAAAAAGGCTAGAAAAGATTTAAAGGGATTTGAACCCTTATTCACCTTCAGGATAACCCATGTGGAGCTGTTCCACCGGGATAAGCCAACTCAACCCTGGCGCAAGAAAAAACGTTTTACCCTGGAAGCCACGGTGCTCAGTCCCCCACGAAAGAAAAAGAGGATAAAAATAGAACCATGCGGCTAA
- a CDS encoding alpha/beta fold hydrolase, which yields MPTALAVFLITLGLGQLISTTWGLRGVSLVGANRLAGYGLGFLLLLVGAMTVPARWSVLGWTPIAGPLAVMILLAGGSFIAPPPHPNLLFAPDHPAHAGCRAVQIPDGDNMIPGLLLWPLSPANSPRGEGIEEKDKRAGCPAVCIVPGAGDTKTFFKWRLVKALLAEGLAVLTIDMPGHGDYRYRSLAYPQCLSTIPAVIKFLRQQPGVTRVGLIGISLGGAMAIKSLVENGTAEAGAGTLLDALVVLETPVHLRHYRRTLFYQELWRTLYQSPVLSLLREASVKQIWQEWRSGGYFSRHTTAELFGLLQPLENISRLKQIPLLLIYSGYDQIAPPAMARAMHQAAPQAAFIQAKKASHVMLTLLSEINRQVAWWLREQLTG from the coding sequence ATGCCAACTGCGTTAGCCGTTTTCCTGATCACCTTAGGCTTGGGCCAGCTCATTTCAACCACTTGGGGATTGCGAGGAGTTTCGCTGGTGGGGGCAAATCGTCTGGCCGGGTACGGCCTGGGGTTTTTATTGCTCCTGGTTGGGGCGATGACAGTGCCGGCCAGGTGGAGCGTTTTGGGGTGGACGCCAATAGCCGGGCCGCTGGCGGTGATGATTTTGCTGGCGGGCGGTTCGTTTATTGCCCCGCCGCCTCACCCCAACCTACTCTTTGCGCCGGATCACCCCGCCCATGCCGGTTGCCGGGCGGTGCAAATCCCTGACGGCGACAACATGATCCCCGGTTTGCTGTTGTGGCCTTTGTCCCCCGCTAATTCTCCTCGCGGGGAGGGGATTGAGGAAAAAGATAAAAGGGCCGGTTGTCCGGCAGTTTGCATTGTTCCCGGCGCGGGCGATACCAAGACTTTTTTTAAATGGCGTTTGGTGAAAGCGTTGTTGGCCGAAGGGCTGGCGGTGCTGACCATTGACATGCCCGGTCATGGCGATTATCGTTATCGTTCCCTGGCTTACCCCCAGTGCCTGTCCACTATTCCCGCGGTTATTAAATTTTTGCGCCAGCAGCCGGGCGTCACCCGGGTTGGGCTGATTGGGATCAGTTTAGGCGGCGCGATGGCCATTAAAAGTCTGGTCGAAAATGGGACTGCTGAAGCGGGGGCCGGAACTTTGCTTGATGCTTTGGTGGTGCTGGAAACCCCGGTACATTTGCGGCACTATCGGCGGACACTATTCTATCAGGAGTTATGGCGCACACTTTACCAATCGCCGGTGTTATCGCTATTGAGAGAGGCAAGCGTTAAACAAATCTGGCAAGAGTGGCGCAGCGGCGGTTATTTTAGCCGGCACACCACGGCTGAACTGTTTGGCCTGTTGCAGCCGCTGGAAAATATTAGCCGGCTTAAGCAGATACCCCTTTTACTGATTTATAGTGGTTATGACCAGATTGCTCCCCCCGCAATGGCCCGGGCCATGCACCAGGCCGCGCCTCAAGCCGCGTTCATCCAGGCAAAAAAGGCCAGTCACGTTATGCTCACCCTACTGTCGGAGATTAACCGGCAAGTGGCCTGGTGGTTGAGAGAGCAGTTGACAGGGTAG
- the gyrA gene encoding DNA gyrase subunit A, whose translation MEVGIVRQVDIDQQMQEAYLDYAMSVIVSRALPDVRDGLKPVHRRILYAMHDMGLRPTQPYKKSARIVGEVLGKYHPHGDAAVYEAMVRMAQDFSMRAPLVDGQGNFGSIDGDPPAAMRYTEARQFPLTLEMMADIEKDTVDFVDNFDSSLVEPKILPTRLPNFLVNGAAGIAVGMATSVPPHNLDEVCDALIFILDRMMRNKDVTIDELLKYIKGPDFPTGGVIYRYASKNGADEESDLIRSAYATGRGRITVQAKVHVEEMSRNRNRLVITELPYQTNKASLAEKIADLARDGKIEGLTDLRDESDRQGMRLVIELTRTVEPMAVLKQLFKMTALQITFSINMLALVDGEPRLLPLKRSLQLFIEHRQEIITRRSQYELNQAKNRAHILEGLRVALDNLDEVIQTIRSSRTVDTAKANLRKKFKLSEIQVSAILDMPLRRLAALERKKIETEYKEVLQCIKYLEKLLKTPKQILGVIKEELADLKTQYGTPRRTVIIDQETNGDKLVTAGDLLPDEEVVVCISQSGQICRWPAGNGLEPARGRQKDPLVVATPAHTRDTLYLFTEDGRAVIIPMHQIPQGQTPGEGANVGEFSSGALKPVVAGLALPHTDEPEGYLFLVSRLGRVKRITLSDLVAVRGNEAIVMGLEKGDTLLMAFSTGGKDEVMLASAKGQAIRFAEEEVRPMGLPATGVWGMKLAKGDELAGAGPVKPRGDLIVITQQGLGKRMALSQYPTQGRYGQGVIAMSLTKAAGPIAVAATANASDRVMMISQKGNNKTIYAKALPKLNRNQKGQELMAIRGKDQMARLVVLTQ comes from the coding sequence ATGGAAGTTGGAATTGTCCGCCAGGTAGATATTGACCAGCAAATGCAGGAAGCCTACCTGGATTATGCCATGAGCGTGATTGTGTCGCGCGCTCTGCCCGATGTGCGCGACGGTTTAAAGCCCGTGCATCGGCGCATCCTGTACGCCATGCACGATATGGGGTTACGCCCCACCCAACCCTACAAAAAGAGCGCCCGCATTGTGGGCGAGGTGCTGGGTAAATACCATCCCCACGGCGATGCGGCGGTGTATGAGGCCATGGTGCGCATGGCCCAAGATTTTTCTATGCGCGCTCCGCTGGTGGACGGCCAGGGTAACTTTGGTTCCATTGACGGTGACCCTCCCGCCGCCATGCGCTATACCGAGGCCAGGCAGTTTCCCCTAACCCTGGAAATGATGGCCGACATAGAAAAAGACACCGTTGACTTTGTAGACAACTTTGATAGCAGCCTGGTAGAGCCTAAAATCCTGCCTACCCGCCTACCAAACTTCCTGGTCAACGGCGCAGCCGGGATTGCCGTGGGCATGGCCACCAGCGTGCCCCCGCACAATCTGGACGAGGTTTGCGATGCCCTAATTTTTATACTGGACCGGATGATGCGGAACAAAGACGTGACGATAGATGAACTGCTAAAATACATCAAAGGCCCTGATTTTCCAACCGGCGGCGTAATCTACCGCTATGCCAGTAAAAACGGTGCCGACGAAGAAAGTGACTTGATCCGGTCGGCGTATGCCACCGGCCGGGGGCGGATTACCGTGCAGGCCAAAGTACACGTGGAAGAGATGAGCCGCAATCGCAACCGCCTGGTCATCACCGAGCTGCCCTACCAAACCAACAAGGCCAGCCTCGCCGAAAAAATCGCGGATTTGGCCCGCGACGGCAAAATTGAGGGACTGACCGACCTGCGCGACGAATCAGACCGGCAGGGCATGCGGCTGGTCATTGAATTGACCCGCACGGTAGAGCCGATGGCCGTTTTGAAGCAGCTTTTCAAAATGACCGCCCTCCAGATAACCTTTAGCATCAACATGCTGGCCTTGGTTGACGGTGAGCCACGCCTGCTCCCGCTTAAACGTTCCCTCCAACTCTTCATTGAGCATCGCCAGGAGATCATCACCCGGCGCAGCCAATACGAGCTGAACCAGGCCAAAAACCGCGCCCACATTCTGGAAGGGTTGCGCGTGGCCCTGGACAACCTGGATGAAGTTATTCAGACCATTCGCAGTTCCCGGACCGTAGACACTGCCAAAGCAAACTTGCGCAAAAAGTTCAAATTGAGCGAAATCCAGGTGTCTGCCATTTTGGACATGCCCCTGCGCCGGCTGGCCGCATTGGAGCGCAAGAAAATTGAAACCGAGTACAAGGAAGTCTTACAGTGCATCAAATACCTGGAAAAGCTACTCAAAACACCCAAACAGATTCTGGGCGTTATTAAAGAAGAACTGGCCGACTTAAAAACTCAATACGGCACGCCCCGCCGCACTGTCATCATTGACCAAGAGACGAACGGCGACAAACTGGTTACGGCCGGAGATTTGCTGCCCGATGAAGAGGTGGTGGTGTGCATCAGCCAGAGCGGGCAGATTTGCCGTTGGCCCGCCGGAAATGGCCTGGAACCGGCCCGGGGCCGGCAAAAAGACCCGCTGGTTGTGGCCACGCCGGCCCATACCCGCGATACCCTTTACCTGTTCACCGAGGATGGCCGCGCCGTGATTATCCCAATGCACCAGATACCCCAAGGCCAAACCCCAGGCGAGGGAGCCAATGTTGGCGAATTCAGCTCCGGCGCTCTCAAACCCGTTGTGGCGGGCCTGGCTCTGCCCCATACCGACGAACCGGAGGGGTATCTTTTCCTGGTATCCCGCCTGGGGCGGGTCAAACGCATCACCTTGAGCGATTTGGTTGCCGTGCGGGGCAACGAGGCCATAGTAATGGGCCTTGAAAAGGGCGACACGTTGCTGATGGCCTTTAGCACCGGGGGCAAAGACGAAGTAATGCTGGCCAGCGCCAAAGGCCAGGCCATCCGCTTTGCCGAGGAAGAGGTCCGGCCTATGGGTTTACCGGCCACTGGCGTATGGGGAATGAAACTGGCCAAAGGCGATGAATTGGCCGGGGCCGGGCCGGTCAAACCCCGCGGCGACCTGATTGTGATCACCCAACAGGGTCTGGGCAAACGCATGGCCTTGAGCCAATACCCCACGCAGGGCCGCTACGGCCAGGGCGTCATTGCCATGTCCCTGACCAAAGCCGCCGGTCCCATTGCGGTGGCCGCTACCGCCAACGCATCCGACCGGGTGATGATGATTTCTCAAAAAGGCAATAACAAAACCATCTACGCGAAGGCCCTGCCCAAACTGAACCGCAACCAAAAAGGGCAAGAGTTAATGGCCATCAGGGGCAAAGACCAGATGGCTCGCCTGGTGGTGTTGACGCAGTAA
- a CDS encoding pentapeptide repeat-containing protein: protein MEFSQKELYQLINMASRPLWLVGADLSGANLSRANLQNADLAWANLAGADLRGTDLENASLRSANLTQADLRNANLKNANLEGANTEGVKFKGAVMPDGSTHY, encoded by the coding sequence ATGGAATTTAGCCAAAAAGAATTATATCAACTGATCAATATGGCCTCTCGCCCCCTCTGGCTGGTAGGCGCGGATTTGAGTGGGGCTAACTTGAGCCGGGCCAATCTGCAAAATGCAGACTTGGCCTGGGCCAATTTGGCCGGGGCCGACTTGCGCGGAACGGATTTAGAAAACGCCAGTTTGCGCAGCGCCAATCTAACCCAGGCCGACCTGCGCAACGCCAACTTGAAGAACGCCAACCTGGAAGGAGCCAATACGGAAGGGGTCAAATTCAAAGGGGCCGTTATGCCCGACGGCAGCACCCACTACTAA
- the uxaC gene encoding glucuronate isomerase encodes MAKLSLDPDRYFAPDPTQRRVARELYESVAGLPLICPHGHVDPHLFVDQAATFGSPVDLLIIPDHYIFRMLYSQGIPVEAMGVPRLDGRPVEQDHRKIWQTFAEKFYLFRGTPSGAWLTQELYQVFGVEEKLDGDTAQAIYDQIAEKLVSPEFRPRTVFEKFNVEVLCTTDAATDPLTSHQAILNSGWPGNIRPTFRPDAVVNLLTPGWQKNIDALSKISGIAVNSYSSFIQALENRREYFKTMGATATDHAAISAYTTELSPPEAEAIFQRALAGQVSRDDAHRFTAHMIMENARMAVEDGLVMQFHVGAIRNHNRIIFNHFGLDKGADIPEQAEFTLNLRPLLNKYGNNPHFTFIVFTLDETAYARELAPLAGHYPAMRLGPPWWFHDSANGMKRFFDQVMETAGLYNTVGFNDDTRAFLSIPARHDVWRRASANWLAGLVGRGMIDLADAREMVIDVAYRLAKQAYKLE; translated from the coding sequence ATGGCCAAATTATCCCTGGACCCGGACCGATACTTTGCCCCCGACCCAACGCAGCGCCGCGTGGCGCGAGAACTATACGAGTCGGTGGCCGGCCTGCCTTTGATTTGCCCGCATGGGCATGTAGACCCCCACCTGTTTGTTGACCAGGCGGCCACTTTTGGCTCGCCGGTTGATTTGCTCATTATCCCCGATCACTACATTTTCCGCATGCTCTATTCGCAGGGCATTCCGGTGGAGGCAATGGGCGTGCCGCGCCTTGACGGCCGTCCAGTGGAACAGGATCACCGCAAAATCTGGCAAACCTTTGCCGAAAAATTTTATCTATTCCGGGGCACGCCTTCGGGAGCCTGGCTCACCCAAGAACTGTACCAGGTCTTTGGCGTAGAAGAAAAATTGGACGGCGACACGGCCCAGGCCATTTACGACCAGATTGCCGAAAAATTGGTTTCGCCGGAATTTCGCCCGCGCACGGTGTTTGAGAAATTTAACGTTGAAGTGCTTTGCACCACCGATGCGGCCACCGACCCGTTAACCTCTCATCAGGCCATCTTAAACTCCGGCTGGCCAGGGAACATCCGCCCCACCTTCCGGCCCGACGCAGTGGTCAACCTGCTGACCCCGGGCTGGCAAAAGAATATTGACGCCTTGAGTAAAATTAGCGGCATTGCGGTTAACTCTTATAGCTCCTTTATCCAGGCTCTGGAGAACCGGCGGGAGTATTTCAAAACCATGGGCGCCACCGCTACCGACCATGCCGCTATCTCGGCTTATACCACCGAATTGAGTCCCCCGGAAGCCGAGGCCATCTTTCAACGCGCCCTGGCTGGCCAGGTCTCCCGTGACGATGCGCATCGTTTCACCGCCCACATGATTATGGAAAATGCGCGGATGGCGGTTGAGGATGGTCTGGTCATGCAGTTCCACGTCGGCGCTATCCGTAATCACAACCGCATCATCTTCAACCATTTTGGCCTTGACAAAGGCGCCGATATTCCCGAACAAGCCGAGTTTACGCTTAACCTGCGCCCTCTGTTGAACAAATATGGCAACAATCCCCACTTTACCTTCATCGTCTTCACCCTGGACGAAACCGCCTACGCCCGCGAGTTGGCTCCACTGGCCGGCCATTATCCCGCCATGCGCCTCGGCCCGCCGTGGTGGTTCCACGACAGCGCTAATGGGATGAAGCGTTTTTTTGACCAGGTAATGGAGACAGCAGGCTTATACAACACTGTTGGCTTTAACGATGACACCCGCGCTTTTCTCTCCATCCCGGCCCGCCACGACGTATGGCGTCGCGCCAGCGCCAACTGGCTGGCCGGGCTGGTGGGACGGGGCATGATTGATCTGGCAGATGCCCGGGAGATGGTTATTGATGTAGCCTATCGCCTGGCCAAACAGGCGTACAAGCTTGAATAA
- a CDS encoding SDR family oxidoreductase translates to MRLKGRVGLVTGGGSGIGAAIAQALAAEGIKVAIAGRRAERLAETVTVIKAAGGIALDIPADVSRESEITTLVEKVRAAFGPIDILVNNAGMHARHVPIHEHKTSTWDKTMALNLRTPFLLARAVIPTMRQRNYGHIVNISSIAGLHVYPESGAYTISKHALNALTELLQAENQAYNIHAHAVCPGLVDAPMANSLPTIKENMLTPEQIAELVRWLVTQPDNVKISNPILIDTMKNPWREPE, encoded by the coding sequence ATGCGGCTAAAGGGTAGAGTGGGCCTGGTGACCGGCGGCGGTTCCGGCATTGGCGCGGCCATTGCCCAAGCCCTGGCCGCTGAAGGGATTAAAGTAGCCATTGCCGGGCGGCGGGCCGAAAGATTGGCCGAAACCGTAACAGTGATTAAAGCAGCCGGCGGCATCGCCCTGGACATTCCGGCCGATGTTAGCCGGGAGAGTGAAATCACCACGTTGGTGGAAAAGGTTAGGGCGGCCTTTGGCCCTATTGACATCCTGGTCAACAACGCCGGGATGCATGCCCGGCACGTCCCCATTCATGAGCACAAAACAAGCACCTGGGACAAAACAATGGCCCTTAATTTACGCACGCCCTTTTTGCTGGCCCGCGCAGTGATTCCAACCATGCGCCAGCGAAACTACGGCCATATTGTCAATATCAGCTCCATCGCCGGTCTGCACGTATATCCTGAGTCCGGGGCTTATACCATTTCCAAACACGCCCTGAATGCCCTCACCGAGCTACTTCAAGCGGAAAATCAGGCCTACAACATCCACGCTCACGCCGTGTGCCCCGGCCTGGTTGACGCGCCCATGGCCAACAGCCTGCCGACGATCAAAGAAAATATGCTCACCCCGGAGCAGATTGCCGAGCTGGTGCGCTGGTTGGTCACGCAGCCGGACAATGTTAAAATCAGCAACCCCATTTTAATTGATACGATGAAAAATCCGTGGCGTGAGCCGGAATGA